The DNA window AGCATCCCGTGCAACCTTTAAGGTTAAAGCTGCAAGAAATCTGCCACATACTTCAGGATTAAAACGCCTGCCTGCCCGTGCACGCTTCTTGAAGTCTTCACCTCACTGTGTTGGAGCAGGTGCAGAACGGCGTAGCAGTGTATGCGACGTGGGGGACCCTCTCCACGCTGCTCAGCCTGACCACGTACTTGCAGCATCAGACGGAGACCTTGAGGTGTGACTGTGCGATgctgtcgctgctgctgctcctgatGGAGCTGTTGGCCTGGTGAGTCTCAACcgtctctgcccccctccctccatcctcccccccacctcacacCGGGGGACACTACACCAGCAAAGAGGACCTCAATCGTCTCTGTTTGCCCTGCAGGTTTCTGTTAGAGAACTTCTACCTCGACGAGCACGTGCGTTACATTGTGACCATCTACCCCGTTGTGATCCTGTGGTTGACCGGCATCCTGAGCAATTCGGACTACCCTGAAAGTCCGGTTTACATATTTGCAGGTACTGTGTGTCATTTTAACTTTCTCTGTGCACCTTTCATTCATCCCAATTTGGTTTTTAATCTACTTTTACCCTCACCAGCTTTCATCTTGGCGATTTCCTGCATGGTCTTCGTGGCacgtgttgccatggtaacatggAGGCATCACAAACAGCCGCTATACAGCGACAGTAGACCCAGTCTGTCACCAGTGGAAATAGCCTTAACACAGAGTAAGCTCTTTCTATGAATATGAGTTAGTACTGACAATGTAAGGAGAGATACAAAAACTCTGCGTTGAtacatgaaaaatgtaaaataataaaacattaatgCACATCCCATAAAATAAAGAACTTCTTCAACAAATtaacaaggttttttttaagctttattAAAGTCTTATACTGAAAAAATGATGGGTTGAcgatgaaatattaaaaattCATTGAAGTAGAATGCAAGGAGAAACAAATATATCCAGATAAAATAATTCAAAGAATCCATGTTTACTTTCTCAAGACATCGTCAATAGACATAAACACTATAAGattacaaaaatgttttatcaatgctagaatacaaaaaaatgtgatCCAAAGAGCTCACATTTACGTAATCGGACGCTCAAACCAATGTTTTCTTCATTACCACATAAATAACAAGAGTTATCTTAACTgtttagaaaacaaaagcatAAGATTCACAATCATAgtgtaaaacacacaacagcacaAAACCCACTTGGGAAGCTGCTCTCTTTTCTtaatacatttataaacaacatcaaaatatgttttttgacCAATACATATTCGGTAGAGCCCAAACACATTCCTGTTAGCGAATGAAAACTTAAAATCGTGCGCAGATGTACCAATTGAGGAGATAattgtccaacacacacacacgcacacagcccCATAAAGCAACCACGTGTAATCAAAGACAAGCCATAAAAATGAACAGCACCAAAGTCCGACCCGTACGTTCGACGTGACAAACATTGTGCCTCTCTATTTCCTGAGCGGTGGACAAACGCCATGGTGAGGCTCCAGATGTCTTCCCTCGCTGTGGCGCGCGGTGCCCACGGAGTGATGCGCGGTGGGAGCGTCGCCCTGGCCGTCATCGCCCAGGTGCTCTCAGACGTCTTCCGTTACCTCGCAAAGGAAAGCAACGTGCCCAACGGTGAGCGACTCCGCGGGACGTAGCCGTCGCGTCACCCGGGAGGTgcgaggagcagaggggagacgTTATCGAGCGGATGTTTGAACACGAGAAATCATGCGTAACGTGAAAaagagtaaaaacaaaacaacctgtTGCATAAGAGATTTTATTTTCTGAGCTGTTCTCAATGGGTTAaagtccatgtgtgtgtgtgtgtaaatccgCTCATCAAATCGTGTTAATTGATACTTCAACGGAATTTTTAACGTAATGGAGAAATGCCAAATGTTCATGTACCGGCGCTTCTCAGACCTTTGCTCTGACAGTCGTGTTGTGGGATTTTGACCCGTATGGAGGCCAATGAAACCAACGAGGCtacaaaaaatcaaaaatcaacaCACTGATGTACTATCGTATTCATGCCACAGCCACGATGTGTATTACCACGCATCTCAAAGAAGAATCCGGTGTGATACTTTGTTTCTCCCTCGGCCCTCAGCTCTGTTTGCGACCTCGCCCAGGAATGTGAGCGAGACCTTCCCCCTGGAGGTCACCATGGACTGGTGGTCTGACAGCTGCTGGCTTATCATCGACTTGTGGTCCAAGGGATGGCTCTTGTATGCGGTGGTCAACATTATTGTGAGGTAGCCCGAGACGTGTCTTCATGCAACGCAAGGAGCATTTTACCCAAATACAACCGCCACAAAAAAATACTGGAAAGATATATATTATAGTTGTTAAAGGTTTATACCTACAtctgttttttctgtctttttgttgttgtacatgTTTTcgtctttttaaatattgtttttgtttatttgtccgATTAAACTTCCATGTATGCGTAGGCATACAGCTTAATAGCCAATAAAGCCGACTCTGCCCCTTAGATCATAACTCTGAAGTGCCGCGTGTGATCTCAGCTCAGTGATATTTTTCCCTCTGCAGAGCAGACCTCGGCCCTGAAATCCACCCCCCGGTATTCTATCTCTCCTGGACCGCGATTAACGTGGCAAGGATTTGCTTGATGTATCTATGGGACAAACAGTAAGTGGATCCAATTCTCTCACAGcaagaaacgtgtgtgtgtgtgtgtgtgtgtgtgtgtgtgtgtgtgtgtgtgcgtgcgcaggtGATAAAAGCTGCCGTTGCTCTTCCACAGCGATCTACTGGGAGCCGTCATACTGGGGTGGGTTCCCCCATTCCTCGGCTTCTACATGCTCTACGTGTCCTGCTCTAACCTCAGAGCGCACGAGGCCTGGCTGGCCGTTAACAGGCCCCGTGCGCTCTCCTGGACGCGTTACCTGGTGAGGGCGCTCTTCTGCACCGGAGGACACGCCGAAGCTGGGAACCACGTCTTCATTCATCTGTGTTCTCCCTTGACGCAGACCCAGAACGGTTTGGCGGCGTTTGCCTGGTGGTCTCTCCTGAACGCCGTGCTGGGTCTCGGCATCGTGCTCAAGTACAGAGCCCGTGTGCCCGACCCACTGACGAGCACCTTTGTGCTCACCGTCGTCTCCTCCTGCATCATAATATGgtgagagaagaagaactgGAGGCTGAAGGCGAAGGGTCGTGTCGGATTTTGCAAGCGAAATCGtctgaaaaatgtcatttttaaagaaaCGACTGAAAATGTTGCAGGTTCATCCTACAGAGCTGCCTGTTGGCCAAGTACATGCGCTACGTATTCAGCGTTTATGCCATTCTCATCGTGGGCCTGGGTGCCATGTTCACCAGAAGCTACCGTTTGCACGATCTCGCCGCAAACACAGTCTATTGTGGTGAGACGATGTCACTTCAGTACATTTATCGACCAATACTGTCTTCTGTTGGTGGTTTACTCCGTTTTCGTCTTATCTTCAGGTTTCCTAATGCTTCTGATGACCATCATGAACTCCATCCATTCGGTCTCCACGTGTCTCGGCGCGGATGAGTCAAACAAACCCGCCGCCGCGGAGCCGTCCGTCCCGTCTAAGGGCCGTGAGACAGTGTGGCACACCGACCTCAGGGGCCCCGACGTCAAGAACGGCCCCTTCAAGATCTGAGTTCACGCGATAGAAGAGAACAATCACACGAATCCAATCGCGTCGAGCAGGTGTGCACTTTACATTAATCACCAGGAGGGAGCAGCACAGACCAGCTTCAAAGCACAGTGGTTCCAGATGTAGAGAGAAAGTCCACATGTTGAGCACGCGATTAAAAACTGCATTTGATCAATTAGATTAACAGATTAAAAGGATATCATCTAGTGAGGTTCATGGTACTATTGTTTTATTGAGGCCAAATTGCATTTTCGTCTTCTACAATAAAGGAAGGAAATAAACTATTGCACACTGGAGCTCTCAGTCACAAACTGAATCATAATTGCTTGTTATCTTTACTGTCGGTTGCCCATGACGATGACCTTTTTTTAGATTGtcgaacaaaacaaaagttcaTTAAAACCCCTGCATGACCTCTCAGGAGAGATAATCACACGGCCAAAGTTTACAGGCGCCCTCCGGCTCGATGCGGCGTTAAGGAACGGATTATCAAACACGTCTGCTGGCGACGACGCTGCGCTTAATAGAACCCAACCTCGgatgaaagcagcagcaggagagaaaaataCAGCAGGGATACAATGAATGTCTCCATGGGTGGACATGGTGACAGATCAATTTCACCGGGAGAAAATCGAGAAATGTGATGCAACGTGGTGTTCGTCCCCTCGAAAACAATTTAAACTATAGATTTATGTACAACAAACTAGACATAATGTTACATTTTGCTGCTGGGGGTGAAGTGTTATTACGGCGTTTACAGACAAAGTGGCCTCGGCTTTGGTTGTTTATTCGACCGCCTGATTTTGGGGTAAATTCTGCAGAATTAGGCTTCCGAACACGTTTGCTTTCAGGGTCGTTGCAGAAGGAGACCAAAGAGTTGGAGCGCGCAGAAGTGGAATCAGATCAGTGATTCTGCTTCCAGAAACAGTGAGTTGCAGTACATTTGGAATTACAGAGCAATGTAATCCTGGTTTTattcaaaacttttttccaattCCTGGGTTGatttgtaggtttttaagcaATTGCTGCTCTTCTATTACAGTAAACCAAATATTTTGGGGTATTTGACTGGATTTCGTTGATAAATTAAGCGTTTTGAAACTGGAAATATTGAACAAACAAGAGTTTGAACAAACAAGATATTGCAAGAGGTCCCTTTGGGCTGCGGGCAATGATGATATGGACGTTTCTGTTATTTTCTGTCAATTCTTTGAACAAGGGATTAACTATATATCAGTCAGAAAAACAGTTGGTGCAGCAGCACTTTGGATGGcaaaacagaattaaaaaggAAGCGGGATGAATTTGGAGCGTGTACCCACACTCAGTCAAACTGCTGCTTTGGCTCTTTGCGGTGAAATATAATAACTGCTATTCAGAGTAAACGCAAGACTCTTTCTAAACTTCCAGCAGAAAGCCACTTTCCGGTGAGTCAGATAGTCTAGTATTTACACCCCTAACAACATAATGCATCAGCTTAGGTGATTACACGGCCTCATGCCCAGCTCGCTCGGTACCATCACAATGCTGCAGGGAGACATTCTATGAAGGGCAGAAGATTACAGTCCTCCCATTGCATTTACCAGCCAGCATCAGATCAGGCCACAAATGTCCTTTAGGACAGAAAGTAAATTGTTCcactttttataaatacaacCAGCTGTTGAAAGTCATTTCAAGATGTCCGGTGATAGTGTGTGTTCGGGGCGGCTGCCAAGTCCATTAAAGTGTTTCGTGGCTGTGACTGCTGCACTGTTGTGTTATCCCCATTTTTCCTCCAGTGTACTGAGGCCAAATCCAACGTAGAATAAAACCACTCGGGGGAAAAGGCAGACGCAAAGGAGGGAACGGAGGTATTTTACTGTCTGGCAAGCTATTAATTGTTTCTATACTCTCCGAAGACCCCTTTACCCAAAAGAGAAATAACCTAGATATGCAAATATGCGTCAATTAATTTAATACATATAATTATGCAGAGAAATTAGATTGGTTTAAGAAAAAGAAGTCGAACCATGTGCCGCGTGCTCCCTATTTACGTAAGCCCCCCTCACTCGCCAGCGTACGGCTAAATTAAAATATTGAAGCACGCTCTGCAACGCAGATGAGGATCAATTATCTCTGACATTCGTGTGAGTGGTCTTAAGCCTCGACAAACAGTGAGTAGGTGGAAGTTATCAATACAAGTAGGTTTAAACTCAGTGAATAAATGCATAAACATGACCTCGTGACTCCACTTTTAGTGCatttgaatgatttaattaGATAAACAACGTAACGCTGGCCTTTGTGTTTGAGCTTGAACTTTGAGGTTTATTTGAactattttactttacttttgcaAAATCAGCTGAACTTTTACCAGAAATTATGAAAGCTTTAACGGTCTTTgtagaactttttaaaatgtatgtcAATATAAAAAGTAACATAACTCACTGAACTCACACGGTAAACAACAAAATAGATAAACAagcttaaaaatacattttccaccaTCATAAAATATGGCGTTTTATGACTTATTAAGAAAGTCACAGCTTTGGTCATCGGCAATTCGACAGTTGTCGTATCTGTTATGTAAAGTTTTGGTAAGAAATTGGCTCATTTCTCAGGAGCTTTGGGGTTTTCTTTGCTTACAATAATCACAGAACGCCTCGGACCTGAACCTGAAGGCTGCGATGGACAACTTCTGAATGAACGCCAGGCCACTCGGTGGGTGTTTAAC is part of the Gasterosteus aculeatus chromosome 21, fGasAcu3.hap1.1, whole genome shotgun sequence genome and encodes:
- the LOC120812078 gene encoding uncharacterized protein LOC120812078; this translates as MVRLQMSSLAVARGAHGVMRGGSVALAVIAQVLSDVFRYLAKESNVPNALFATSPRNVSETFPLEVTMDWWSDSCWLIIDLWSKGWLLYAVVNIIVRADLGPEIHPPVFYLSWTAINVARICLMYLWDKHDLLGAVILGWVPPFLGFYMLYVSCSNLRAHEAWLAVNRPRALSWTRYLTQNGLAAFAWWSLLNAVLGLGIVLKYRARVPDPLTSTFVLTVVSSCIIIWFILQSCLLAKYMRYVFSVYAILIVGLGAMFTRSYRLHDLAANTVYCGFLMLLMTIMNSIHSVSTCLGADESNKPAAAEPSVPSKGRETVWHTDLRGPDVKNGPFKI